Sequence from the Candidatus Binatia bacterium genome:
GCCGGCACAGCCGGCAAATAGCAGCCCAGTTAGGCACGCTCCGATAACAATGCGCAAATCCAGCATAGGCCTTCTCCACAACGCTAAGAGAATCGATAGCGAAACCGCGAATCTCCGATGGCGCCGAAGGGCTTTGATGCGAATCGGTTATTCTCCCGCTCTAGCCGAGTTCAGTCGCGAAGCCCAGGCCGTTTGGGCAGCGCAAGCCATTAGCGAGCGCGCAACGAGACAACACCGCCCGGAGCGTTAAGACCGGTAAGGACCGCGACCGGCAAACCACCGGCGGGATACTTGTAGACTTCGACGTCAAGATTGCCGGCGTCGACGCAGTAGGCGTAGGGCCGTGCGATCCAAGCCGCCGCGCAATCTGCCGATCCGCTAAGCACGACGGTTCTCTTCAACATCGCATTCGTGCCGTTGACCGTGTATTGATAGATCTGGCCTGCCAGTTGATCGAGGACGGTGAGATACTTGCCGTCCCACTGCACCGAGCCGGGGAAGCCCACCGCATTGCTCGTCGTAATTGTTTCGAACGCGCTGCTGCCTTTGCGAAGCTCGACGAGCTCGAAAGCATCGGTGCTTCCGAAACCATCGACGAATAGATCGCTCTCGTCGTCGTAACCGACGAAGTATGTTTTGCTCAACCCCGAGACGACTCTGCCCTTTCCGCGGGCCTTGCGAAATATTATGACGCCGGAGAAGAATTCCGAGGCCGCAAGATCGCCGGTCGCCGGATCGACGGTGCAGCCCGACGTGCTCGCTTTGAGCACCCGAATCGGGGTCGAGCCGCCGACCTTAAATTCGGCGATCTCGCCCGCAGCCGTCGCCCAAAAGGTTCTCGCTCCTTTGGTGCATTCGCCCCCGCCGCTGAAGCCGATCGACCCGATCGGCGAGTTGCTCTTCGGATAGTCGAACTCGAGAAGCGTGCCGCTGCTGAGGTCTGAAACGTACTGAACCTCGCCGCTCCGCTGCTCCAAGCGCTGGACCGGAGCGAATTGCCCGACCGCGGGCGAAAGCGCTGCCTGCGATCCGCCGCATCCCGTCGATGCGGCAAGAATCACAATCAATGGGATGGCCGGGCGCCGAACCCACGCCCGGGATTCCAGCCGATCCCGCCCGTTCCCGAAAGGTGTTATCCTATCAGCTCTTCCGCCGCACTGGTTCCCCATTCGTCCCTCCCGATTCCGACCGTTTCCGACCCGTCCGCGACAAAATGTGAAACGAGGTCCTCAATCGCGTGCACTAGCCGCAAGTCTCCTCGCAGTCGGCTACCGCCCGCTCCCGATCGCTACCTGATATCCCGAAATACGGGCTCCGCATCCTTCATTTCGACGAATGTTTGAGGCATGTAGCAATTCTCGACCGGTCAACTGAGCCTCTCCTTTTTTATAGCCTATAACCTACACCCACGGCTCACACCGATGATCGCGGACTAGATTACACTTTCTTATAGCGCTCGTTTTCCATGTAGTCCATGATCGATCGAGCAATGAGTGACATCGTTCTGAACGCTGCCTCCTGAAGTGGCTCGTAAACGCGTTGAGGGACACCCTTGACATCCTGCCCATGCGCGATGTTGTTTCGGCGGCCAACGAGCTCATCTATCTTCTTCTCGTCAGTCGCTAGCGCGCTGTCGTCGAATCCAAGCTTGAAAAAAAGCTTTCGTAAAACTTCGGTCTTAACGTTCGACTCGGTATCGATGAGAGACTCTGCAAGCCTAACGTCCCTCTCAAGCATAGGATAGGCCCGTTCGACAAATTGTCGTTCGCGGACAAATTTAACGAGCTTTGAGTCTCTGCCGCTGTTCGGGAAGAGCGGCGATGGCATTTCAGGGTTCTTAAGCGCGTCGAAGATGTCCGTCAGCGTCGCCGCAACTAACACCGGATGAGTAGTTGAGCAGCTCAGCCTCATCGAATTCACGGCGTTAACGTGCAGCAGAAAGGACGCCTTTACGAACCCTTCAAAATGCGCATAGAGCAGCAAGAGCAACGCGCGCCTCATTTGATCGCGGTATGCCTCGTCTTTAAGCCTGTTTACCTGATTGTAAAAAAATCGAAGGTCCTCTTGACGCGCGAGGATATCCGCTTCGATGTCGGCGCGGAGCTGCTCGTGGCCCATAGCCTAATCAGCTAAGTGCTCACGAACGTAATCGATTCGACGCCGAAGTGGGCCCGGAGAGTTCTTCCCGCCGCCAGTCGTAATCTCGCGGAAATCACGATGAAGCTTGATCGCTTCTAACTTCGCTTTAAGCGACGCCATTTGGTTAGCATTCCCAGGATCGTACTCGCCGAGTCTATCTTGAATGCCTTCCGTGAGCGCTTCATAATGATAGACGCTAAAGCCGCGATTGATTCGATCGCCTTTGGGGTCCGGAAGTCCAAAGACCAGTTCTCCCAGGCTCTTTGCCAGCACGGCGAAGGTCTTCCTAAAGACAGCCTCTTCGTTCGCATAATCGAAAAGCACTCTGCCTTCCGTCACCTTTTCCATGTAATCGGTTAGAAATTCGCCGACCTCATGCTTGAAGCTTTCGCGGTCGTTTTTGAATGCAAAAAACCTAAGAACCAACTCCTGATCGAATGATCCGTAGCGATTCTCGTCCGTCAAGTTTGCCGTGCACTCACGAAAGTGCTCGTTATGGCTAAGCTCAATCACAAAATCATTAAATTTTGGATCAAGCAGTCTAATGGTACAATTTCTCAATTGCTGGTCAGTAAGCTCGAAGCCGCCCGTATTAAGTCGCTTAAACATGTGGTATTTGAAGCGGGCATCGCTCGCCTTCCTAATGACCTCCATGCGAACAAACGCGCGCTTAAGCCGTATTTGCAAGGCTGGAGATAGATCCTCAAAAGTAAGTCCATTTAGCTCTTCGACTATGTCGCAATCCACAAGGCACAACCGCTCACCTTTCTTAACCGGATCCGGGACATCCGCGACCTCTAATTCACCCCTTAGGTGCAGATAGGTCGATATACGCTGGAGACCATCGATCAACTCATATCTACCTTCGTCGACCTCGATCACATAGATCGGCGGAACGGGCATTTCAAGCAGAAGGGATTCTATGAAGCGGGATTGCGCTCCAAGCGACCATCGGAATAACCGCTGAAATTCCGGTCGTATGTTTAGCTCCGAAGTCTTGTGCATGTCTAAAAGCTCATTGAACGAAACGTCAAGACTCGTCGTCTGCAGCCGGACAACACTCTCATCGATGAATTGCGCTAGATTGGCGTTTGGCACATCACACTCCACTTTAAAGTTCGATAACGTACGCTCGCCGGGGTAGTCACGCGCCGGCTTCTCGGAACGCCCGCTCAAGCGCGTCGGCCTGCTCTGCACTAGAGGGCGCCTGTCCTTTCGACAAGTTGTAGATGACGTTTCTCGTTAGGCCGGACCTGGCTTGGAATTGGCTCTTGCTAAGGCCGGTAGCCTTCAGTCTCCGTTCAAACTCTTCGGCGCGATGTAGCCACTCAGAATCTTGCTTCATATTCGTTTGCGAGCCTCGTTAGCAGGGCGTTGTAATCGTCGATCGTCTTCCTGAGATTCACCCACTGGAAAGGATAAGGCGACACGTTGGTGGCGATAAACTCTAAGATAAGGAACTCAAAGAAAGCCGGCGCCGCAAGCAACTGGAGGTCGCGGCTGGCGCGGAGAGCCTCGTCGCTCGGACGCGCATACGTTTTTCCATTGGGTTGCCGTGTCCCGTCGGCGAGGAAGCTTACTGCGCCTTCGTAGCTCAAGAATGACGTCGAGTGGTTGACGCCGACAATTCCGACTGCGATCGGAGGCTTTGAGCCACCCTTCGTCTTAAACTGTTC
This genomic interval carries:
- a CDS encoding DUF262 domain-containing protein gives rise to the protein MQSRPTRLSGRSEKPARDYPGERTLSNFKVECDVPNANLAQFIDESVVRLQTTSLDVSFNELLDMHKTSELNIRPEFQRLFRWSLGAQSRFIESLLLEMPVPPIYVIEVDEGRYELIDGLQRISTYLHLRGELEVADVPDPVKKGERLCLVDCDIVEELNGLTFEDLSPALQIRLKRAFVRMEVIRKASDARFKYHMFKRLNTGGFELTDQQLRNCTIRLLDPKFNDFVIELSHNEHFRECTANLTDENRYGSFDQELVLRFFAFKNDRESFKHEVGEFLTDYMEKVTEGRVLFDYANEEAVFRKTFAVLAKSLGELVFGLPDPKGDRINRGFSVYHYEALTEGIQDRLGEYDPGNANQMASLKAKLEAIKLHRDFREITTGGGKNSPGPLRRRIDYVREHLAD
- a CDS encoding MAE_28990/MAE_18760 family HEPN-like nuclease produces the protein MGHEQLRADIEADILARQEDLRFFYNQVNRLKDEAYRDQMRRALLLLLYAHFEGFVKASFLLHVNAVNSMRLSCSTTHPVLVAATLTDIFDALKNPEMPSPLFPNSGRDSKLVKFVRERQFVERAYPMLERDVRLAESLIDTESNVKTEVLRKLFFKLGFDDSALATDEKKIDELVGRRNNIAHGQDVKGVPQRVYEPLQEAAFRTMSLIARSIMDYMENERYKKV